The Hymenobacter sp. 5317J-9 genome has a window encoding:
- a CDS encoding endonuclease, producing MKNYFTLCLVALGLAPAALQAQTVPPMPAAPPANLSGVALRDWYRQNWYDGKRVELSYATARGKMYNYADNYNNLVTCVYSGYQETVPYSATNTSTGVVTRINCEHTVPQSWFSEVVRMRSDMHHLYPTYDTWNNLRGSDPFAEIPDATTQTWMRGLVSQATIPTANIAEWSEDTNTQFEPREDHKGNLARSVFYFYTMHAGQPALVATGHGDINSVADINTLYAWHLADPVDAHEIERNNRVAASQGNFNPYIAYPGTVATAWNLAPPGPVFSFASTSGAINEGNAGTSTYTFTVSLTPAATTATTVQVNVDGANSTATAGSDFTFASPATVTFPAGSTSQTVTVTVNGDTQPEADETVVLTLTNPSTGNSVGSPGSHTLTITNDDGPAPTVAFATAGGTIQEGNSGTSTYTVNVTASGTLPTGSFTVPVTVDAANSTATSPADYTLNTSSLTFSSTALTQAITVTVNGDVTFEPNETVRLRLGTPSNATVIVGQPNAHTLTILNDDAAPAGAPCTKAYFSQYVESNVGNTKVLEIYNPTLTPMPLAGKRVVLYANGATAPTATLNLTGTIAPGDVYVIANTGVTDTGVAAQTDVQSNVAFFNGNDAVALFDGTDTLDVIGVIGQDPTGGAWTVPNGSTLNNTLVRQPTTSQGGRWNGPNGSSTWSAGGVDNYTGVGSYVSSACFIPTASRNVTTLRNALEIYPNPASETVQLRLPGVPAARPATVEVLDMLGRAVRQRTAQLSATDAVSVDLRGLPAGLYAIRVSCEAVEYTGRVVVQ from the coding sequence ATGAAAAATTACTTTACGCTGTGCCTGGTAGCACTCGGCCTGGCGCCGGCGGCCCTGCAGGCCCAGACGGTGCCCCCCATGCCGGCCGCGCCGCCCGCCAACCTTTCGGGCGTGGCCCTGCGCGACTGGTACCGCCAAAACTGGTACGACGGCAAGCGCGTGGAGCTGAGCTACGCCACGGCCCGCGGCAAGATGTACAACTACGCCGACAACTACAACAACCTGGTCACCTGCGTGTACTCGGGCTACCAGGAAACGGTGCCCTACAGCGCCACCAACACCAGCACCGGCGTGGTGACGCGCATCAACTGCGAGCACACGGTGCCGCAGTCGTGGTTTAGCGAAGTGGTGCGCATGCGCTCCGACATGCACCACCTCTACCCCACCTACGACACCTGGAACAACCTGCGCGGCTCCGACCCGTTTGCCGAAATCCCCGACGCCACCACCCAAACCTGGATGCGCGGCCTCGTGAGCCAGGCCACCATCCCCACGGCCAACATTGCCGAGTGGAGCGAAGACACCAACACCCAGTTTGAGCCCCGCGAAGACCACAAGGGCAACCTGGCCCGCTCGGTGTTCTACTTCTACACCATGCACGCCGGCCAGCCCGCGCTGGTGGCCACCGGCCACGGCGACATCAACTCGGTAGCCGACATCAATACCCTTTATGCCTGGCACCTCGCCGACCCGGTAGACGCCCACGAAATTGAGCGCAACAACCGCGTGGCCGCCAGCCAGGGCAACTTCAACCCCTACATTGCCTACCCCGGCACCGTGGCCACGGCCTGGAACCTGGCGCCTCCCGGCCCGGTGTTCAGCTTTGCCAGCACCAGCGGCGCCATCAACGAGGGTAACGCCGGCACCAGCACCTACACCTTCACGGTGAGCCTGACGCCCGCTGCCACCACCGCCACCACCGTGCAGGTGAACGTGGACGGCGCCAACTCGACGGCCACCGCCGGCTCCGACTTCACCTTTGCCTCGCCCGCTACTGTTACCTTCCCGGCCGGCAGCACCAGCCAGACCGTGACCGTGACCGTGAACGGCGACACCCAGCCCGAAGCCGACGAAACTGTGGTGCTCACCCTCACCAACCCCAGCACCGGTAACAGCGTGGGCTCGCCCGGCAGCCACACCCTTACCATTACGAATGACGACGGCCCGGCGCCCACGGTGGCTTTTGCCACGGCCGGCGGCACCATTCAGGAAGGCAACAGCGGCACCAGCACCTACACCGTGAACGTGACGGCCAGCGGCACCCTACCCACCGGCAGCTTCACGGTGCCCGTGACGGTGGACGCGGCCAACAGCACCGCCACCAGCCCCGCCGACTACACCCTGAACACCAGCAGCCTTACGTTCAGCAGCACGGCGCTCACGCAGGCCATCACCGTCACGGTGAACGGCGACGTTACCTTCGAGCCCAACGAAACGGTGCGCCTGCGCCTGGGCACGCCCTCCAACGCCACGGTGATTGTGGGCCAGCCCAATGCGCACACCCTCACCATTCTGAACGACGACGCGGCCCCGGCCGGCGCGCCCTGCACCAAAGCCTACTTCTCGCAGTACGTGGAGTCGAACGTGGGCAACACCAAGGTGCTGGAGATTTATAACCCCACCCTCACGCCCATGCCGCTGGCCGGCAAGCGCGTGGTGCTGTACGCCAACGGCGCCACCGCGCCCACCGCCACCCTGAACCTCACGGGCACCATTGCCCCGGGTGATGTGTACGTCATCGCCAACACCGGCGTGACCGATACCGGTGTGGCCGCCCAAACCGACGTGCAAAGCAACGTGGCCTTCTTCAACGGCAACGACGCGGTGGCCCTCTTCGACGGCACCGACACGCTCGACGTGATTGGCGTGATTGGCCAGGACCCCACCGGCGGCGCCTGGACCGTGCCCAACGGCTCGACCCTCAACAACACCCTGGTGCGCCAGCCCACCACCAGCCAGGGCGGCCGCTGGAATGGCCCCAACGGCAGCAGCACCTGGAGCGCGGGCGGCGTCGACAACTACACCGGCGTGGGCTCCTACGTGAGCTCGGCCTGCTTCATTCCCACGGCCAGCCGCAACGTCACCACGCTGCGCAACGCCCTCGAAATCTACCCCAACCCGGCTTCGGAAACCGTGCAGCTGCGCCTGCCCGGCGTGCCGGCCGCCCGCCCCGCCACCGTGGAAGTGCTGGATATGCTCGGCCGCGCCGTGCGCCAGCGCACGGCCCAACTCAGCGCCACCGATGCCGTGTCGGTGGACCTCCGCGGCCTGCCCGCCGGCCTCTACGCCATCCGCGTGAGCTGCGAGGCGGTGGAATACACCGGGCGCGTGGTGGTGCAATAG
- a CDS encoding RagB/SusD family nutrient uptake outer membrane protein gives MKPTRVTVLLGLLLTTALAPGCKDFLEKEPLGTTTQDNLFRDPINSIQAINAVYDVAAWDQGPKWGDPNGQYVAQTYEWMFGDLMTDDAEKGGGGPSDFQSLIELKNWTIPPSSPPVTTLWVHSFTGIARANTVINNIDAGTIDAGLKTRLKGEALFLRAYFYFNLVKSFGGVPLFEKSVTPTEAPNVSRATIAQTYAFIEKDLRAAATMLPEKSAYSAADAGRATKGAANGYLARAIMYQLGTVNGNNHSWQEVYDLTSTIITSNQYSLLANYAAIHQDIGENSSESLFEIQFGTDNNTYGPISIGTTNNIFQNNRGTFGYGFNNPTQNLVDEFEANDPRREVTIIRNNDIVLGILNPVNLSENATGYFSRKVAIIRPPAPEAGPQNIRKLRYADILLMKAEAAAQTSKPAEAIALVNQVRARARVSTRPPGTTLGTLTYAPANTPAGTLPDLAAGLSGTALLNAIWHERRVEFAEESLRLWDLIRTGRYLATLPADVRARAASHVATESSVNPFPLLPISLNDAQTWKLPQNPGY, from the coding sequence ATGAAACCCACCCGCGTCACCGTATTGCTCGGCCTGCTGCTAACGACCGCCCTGGCTCCGGGCTGCAAAGATTTCCTGGAAAAAGAGCCCTTAGGCACCACTACCCAGGATAACCTTTTCCGAGACCCTATCAACTCCATTCAGGCCATCAACGCCGTGTATGACGTGGCCGCTTGGGACCAAGGCCCCAAGTGGGGCGACCCCAATGGCCAGTACGTAGCCCAGACCTACGAATGGATGTTCGGGGATTTGATGACCGATGATGCTGAAAAAGGCGGCGGCGGGCCCAGCGACTTTCAGTCCCTGATTGAGCTCAAAAACTGGACCATCCCACCCTCCAGCCCGCCCGTTACCACGCTGTGGGTTCACAGCTTCACGGGCATTGCCCGGGCCAATACGGTCATTAACAACATCGACGCCGGCACCATCGATGCGGGCCTGAAAACGCGCCTCAAGGGCGAGGCGCTGTTCTTGCGGGCTTATTTCTACTTCAACCTGGTGAAGAGTTTCGGCGGGGTGCCCTTGTTTGAAAAGAGCGTAACCCCCACCGAGGCGCCCAACGTGTCCCGCGCCACCATTGCCCAGACCTATGCCTTCATCGAAAAAGACCTGAGGGCCGCGGCCACCATGCTGCCCGAAAAGAGTGCTTACTCCGCCGCTGACGCGGGCCGCGCCACCAAGGGAGCTGCCAACGGCTACCTGGCCCGCGCCATCATGTACCAGCTGGGCACCGTGAACGGCAACAACCACAGCTGGCAGGAGGTCTACGACCTCACGAGCACCATCATCACCTCCAACCAGTACAGCCTGCTGGCCAACTATGCCGCTATCCATCAGGACATCGGCGAAAACAGCAGCGAGTCGTTGTTTGAAATTCAGTTCGGCACGGACAACAACACCTACGGCCCCATCTCGATAGGCACAACCAACAATATTTTCCAGAACAACCGCGGGACGTTCGGCTACGGGTTCAATAACCCCACCCAGAACTTAGTGGATGAGTTTGAGGCCAACGACCCCCGCCGCGAAGTCACGATTATCCGCAACAACGACATCGTGCTGGGCATCCTCAACCCCGTTAACCTCTCGGAGAATGCCACGGGTTACTTCAGCCGCAAGGTCGCCATCATCCGTCCGCCCGCCCCGGAGGCTGGCCCCCAGAACATCCGCAAGCTGCGCTACGCCGACATCTTGCTGATGAAAGCCGAAGCCGCTGCCCAAACCAGCAAGCCGGCCGAAGCCATAGCGTTAGTCAACCAAGTGCGCGCCCGCGCTCGCGTGTCGACCCGCCCGCCGGGCACTACGCTGGGCACGCTGACATACGCACCGGCCAACACGCCTGCCGGCACCTTGCCGGACCTGGCGGCCGGGCTGTCGGGCACGGCCTTGTTGAACGCCATCTGGCACGAGCGCCGGGTAGAATTTGCCGAGGAGTCGCTTCGGCTGTGGGACCTCATCCGCACGGGCCGTTACCTGGCCACCCTGCCCGCTGACGTGCGAGCCCGGGCCGCGTCGCACGTGGCCACCGAGTCGTCGGTCAATCCGTTCCCACTGCTCCCCATTTCCCTAAACGACGCGCAAACCTGGAAGCTGCCGCAAAACCCCGGCTATTAA
- a CDS encoding GNAT family N-acetyltransferase: MAITHNTTDQEFTTVRDGYQAELAYARPSDDVIDFTHTFVDEGLRGKGVGEELARTALDYARKEHLKVKTTCTFMAGFVKRHRAEYEDILA, translated from the coding sequence ATGGCCATTACCCACAACACCACCGACCAGGAATTCACCACCGTTCGCGACGGCTACCAAGCTGAGCTGGCCTACGCCCGCCCGTCCGACGACGTCATCGATTTCACCCATACTTTCGTCGACGAAGGCCTGCGCGGCAAGGGCGTGGGCGAAGAGCTGGCCCGCACCGCCCTTGATTACGCCCGCAAAGAGCACCTCAAAGTGAAAACTACCTGCACCTTCATGGCCGGCTTTGTGAAGCGCCACCGCGCCGAGTACGAGGACATTCTGGCGTGA
- a CDS encoding rhodanese-like domain-containing protein, whose protein sequence is MADITPAELRQRQQAGETPNLIDVRETWEHEEGRIPGAQNIPLNSLPEKLDDLDEWKNQEVIVHCKGGGRSASAKAFLTQQGFTNVRNLLGGYQAYTAEG, encoded by the coding sequence ATGGCCGACATCACCCCCGCCGAACTCCGCCAACGCCAGCAAGCCGGCGAAACCCCCAACCTCATCGACGTGCGCGAAACCTGGGAGCACGAAGAGGGCCGCATTCCCGGCGCCCAAAACATCCCCCTCAACTCCCTGCCCGAGAAGCTCGACGACCTCGACGAGTGGAAAAACCAAGAAGTCATCGTGCACTGCAAAGGGGGCGGCCGCTCGGCCTCGGCCAAGGCTTTTCTGACCCAGCAAGGCTTCACCAACGTGCGCAACCTGCTCGGCGGCTACCAAGCCTACACGGCCGAAGGGTAG
- a CDS encoding RecQ family ATP-dependent DNA helicase, giving the protein MPSPTTEASPLALLREHWGHTAFRPGQEDIINSVLAGQDTLALLPTGGGKSICFQVPALARPGICLVVSPLIALMKDQVDNLRKRGLKAEAIYAGMSHQEIDHALDNCVYGRNVKFLYVSPERLLTELFQVRVAKMNVGLLAVDEAHCLSQWGYDFRPPYLRIAELREKLPQGVPVIALTATATAQVQADIVEKLKFREGSRVFRQSFARPKLSYSVLPTEDKLRRLLEVVRGVGPGKTGIVYARTRRQTEDTAAFLQQHRFPAAAYHAGLPAEKRTQVQQDWIADKIRLIVATNAFGMGIDKPDVRLVAHLDAPDTLEAYYQEAGRAGRDNLFAFAVLLAGPNDADELRRRTNQSFPPLDTVKRVYQALANYSRTAVGGGELAAFEFDMQQFAETYRIKAVDAHNSLKILQREGFVQLNEAVNQPARVHLILSHQDLYAFQVANAQHDQLIKALLRLHGGELFSDFQTISENALATHLRRSVVEVRQQLRYLHTAGILHYQPRQESPQALFTTPRFDAAKLPLDQVKMTAARDLARHKTNAVAQYLSGTRCRQILLLTYFDETDPARCGVCDICLAEKKAAQTAEQAPSLREPILAQVRQAARSPRELLALFPPKEAAAVTAAVREMVDRGELAYAPDGRLVLPASQ; this is encoded by the coding sequence ATGCCCTCCCCTACTACCGAAGCTTCGCCCCTGGCCCTGCTGCGCGAGCACTGGGGGCACACAGCTTTCCGGCCGGGGCAGGAAGACATCATCAACTCGGTGCTGGCGGGGCAGGACACGCTGGCGCTGCTGCCCACCGGCGGCGGCAAGAGCATCTGCTTTCAGGTGCCGGCGCTGGCGCGGCCGGGCATCTGCCTCGTGGTGTCGCCGCTCATTGCCCTGATGAAGGACCAGGTGGACAACCTGCGCAAGCGCGGGCTGAAGGCCGAGGCCATTTACGCCGGCATGAGCCACCAGGAAATCGACCACGCGCTGGACAACTGCGTGTACGGCCGCAACGTGAAGTTTCTGTATGTAAGTCCCGAGCGGCTGCTCACGGAGCTGTTTCAGGTGCGGGTGGCGAAGATGAACGTGGGCCTGCTGGCCGTGGACGAGGCGCACTGCCTCTCTCAGTGGGGCTACGATTTCCGGCCGCCCTACCTGCGCATTGCCGAGCTGCGCGAGAAGCTGCCGCAGGGCGTGCCGGTCATCGCGCTCACGGCCACGGCCACGGCCCAGGTGCAGGCCGACATCGTGGAGAAGCTGAAGTTTCGGGAGGGTTCGCGGGTGTTTCGGCAGAGCTTTGCCCGGCCCAAGCTGTCGTATTCGGTGCTGCCCACCGAGGACAAGCTGCGCCGGCTGCTGGAAGTGGTGCGCGGCGTGGGGCCCGGCAAAACCGGCATCGTGTACGCCCGCACGCGGCGGCAGACGGAGGACACGGCGGCCTTCTTGCAGCAGCACCGGTTTCCGGCGGCGGCCTACCACGCGGGCCTGCCGGCCGAGAAGCGCACCCAAGTGCAGCAGGACTGGATAGCCGACAAAATCCGCCTCATTGTGGCCACCAACGCTTTTGGCATGGGCATCGACAAGCCCGACGTGCGCCTGGTGGCCCACCTCGACGCGCCCGACACGCTGGAAGCCTACTATCAGGAAGCCGGCCGCGCCGGGCGCGACAACCTGTTTGCCTTCGCCGTGCTGCTGGCCGGGCCCAACGACGCCGACGAGCTGCGCCGCCGCACCAACCAGTCCTTCCCGCCCCTCGACACGGTGAAGCGCGTGTACCAGGCGCTGGCCAACTACTCGCGCACGGCAGTGGGCGGCGGCGAGCTGGCGGCGTTCGAGTTTGACATGCAGCAGTTTGCCGAAACCTACCGCATCAAGGCCGTGGACGCGCACAACTCGCTGAAGATTTTGCAGCGCGAAGGCTTCGTGCAGCTCAACGAGGCCGTGAACCAGCCCGCGCGGGTGCACCTCATCCTTAGCCACCAGGATTTGTACGCCTTCCAGGTGGCCAACGCCCAGCACGACCAGCTGATAAAAGCCCTGCTGCGCCTGCACGGCGGCGAGCTGTTTTCCGACTTCCAGACCATCTCGGAGAATGCGCTGGCCACCCACCTGCGCCGCAGCGTGGTGGAAGTGCGCCAGCAGCTGCGCTACCTGCACACGGCGGGCATCCTGCACTACCAGCCGCGGCAGGAGTCGCCGCAGGCCCTGTTCACCACGCCGCGCTTCGACGCCGCCAAGCTGCCCCTCGACCAGGTGAAGATGACGGCCGCCCGCGACCTGGCCCGCCACAAAACCAACGCCGTGGCTCAGTACCTGAGCGGCACGCGCTGCCGCCAGATTCTGCTGCTCACCTATTTCGACGAAACCGACCCGGCCCGCTGTGGCGTGTGCGACATCTGCCTGGCCGAGAAAAAAGCCGCTCAGACGGCCGAACAGGCGCCTTCGCTGCGGGAGCCGATTTTGGCGCAGGTGCGGCAGGCGGCCCGGTCGCCGCGCGAGCTGCTGGCGCTGTTTCCGCCGAAGGAGGCCGCGGCCGTGACGGCCGCCGTGCGCGAAATGGTGGACCGCGGCGAGCTGGCGTATGCGCCCGATGGCCGGCTGGTGCTGCCGGCTAGCCAGTAG